One window from the genome of [Clostridium] celerecrescens 18A encodes:
- a CDS encoding helix-turn-helix transcriptional regulator has protein sequence MDEQFVRNRITELRLKKNISEYQMSLDLGKNKSYIQGISSGRSMPSMKQFFEICDYLEITPIEFFKTERKDQPLLREAAALMRNLSKEDLEAVFPILLRLKANADNQKQAEP, from the coding sequence TTGGATGAACAGTTTGTCAGGAATCGAATCACGGAGCTTCGCTTGAAAAAAAATATCTCAGAATATCAAATGAGCCTGGATTTGGGAAAAAATAAGAGCTATATCCAGGGAATTTCTTCAGGACGTTCCATGCCATCTATGAAACAATTTTTTGAAATCTGCGATTATCTTGAAATTACTCCCATAGAATTTTTTAAAACGGAAAGAAAAGATCAGCCTCTTTTAAGGGAAGCCGCCGCGTTGATGAGAAACTTAAGCAAAGAAGATCTGGAAGCGGTTTTTCCCATATTATTGCGGCTTAAAGCAAACGCGGACAATCAAAAACAGGCAGAACCGTAA
- a CDS encoding aminopeptidase P family protein yields MIQERLEQLRKLMAEHHMDAYMIPTSDFHESEYVGEYFKCREFITGFSGSAGTAVITKDEAGLWTDGRYFVQAGKQLEGTGITLQKMGQPGVPEIGEYLDQVLPEGGCLGFDGRVVNCQLGQDLEKLLVEKHVTLAYQEDLVDVLWKERPKQSAEPVWILEEKYSGKSSARKIQELRSQMKKEKATIHILTSLDDIAWLLNIRGNDVECNPVVLSYAMITLDRFYLFINEKVLKDEVKAYFKDLSVTICPYNDIYTAVSQLRDQKVLVETGKTNYAIVKNLDGSNRIIDKMNPTALSKAMKNPVEVENMRKAHIKDGVAMVKFIYWLKQNVGKEMITEVSAQEHLDHLRSEQEGNLGLSFDTISAYGANAAMCHYKATAESDVKIEPRGLYLVDSGGQYYEGTTDVTRTIAVGPLTEKEREHFTLTVISMLRLGAVKFLYGCRGLTLDYVAREPFWSRGINFDHGTGHGVGYLLNVHERPNGIRWRMVPERQDNSVLEEGMITSDEPGVYIEGSHGVRTENLIVSKKAEKNEYGQFMEFEFLTMVPIDLEAIDQGIMTEHDVQLLNDYHKAVYEALSPYVTGEEALWLKENTRTI; encoded by the coding sequence ATGATTCAGGAAAGACTGGAACAGTTAAGAAAACTGATGGCAGAGCACCATATGGATGCTTACATGATTCCAACCTCGGATTTTCATGAGTCCGAGTATGTGGGAGAATATTTTAAATGCAGAGAATTTATAACCGGATTCAGCGGATCAGCTGGTACGGCTGTAATTACGAAGGATGAAGCCGGTTTATGGACCGATGGCCGTTATTTTGTACAAGCAGGCAAGCAGCTTGAGGGAACCGGAATCACCCTGCAGAAAATGGGACAGCCTGGAGTTCCTGAGATTGGGGAATATCTGGATCAGGTACTTCCGGAAGGCGGCTGTCTGGGATTTGACGGACGGGTGGTAAACTGCCAACTGGGGCAGGACTTAGAAAAGCTTCTGGTGGAAAAACATGTGACACTGGCTTATCAGGAGGACCTGGTGGATGTTTTATGGAAAGAACGTCCGAAACAGTCTGCAGAACCGGTATGGATCCTTGAGGAAAAGTACAGCGGAAAATCTTCTGCACGGAAAATACAAGAATTAAGAAGCCAGATGAAGAAAGAAAAGGCAACCATCCATATCCTTACATCTCTGGATGACATTGCATGGCTTTTAAACATCCGCGGAAATGATGTAGAATGCAATCCGGTAGTTCTTTCCTATGCAATGATAACCCTGGACCGTTTCTATCTTTTCATCAATGAAAAGGTGTTAAAGGATGAAGTGAAAGCTTACTTTAAGGATCTTTCCGTAACAATATGCCCTTACAATGACATTTACACAGCAGTTTCACAGTTAAGAGATCAGAAGGTTCTTGTAGAAACGGGTAAGACTAATTATGCCATTGTTAAAAATCTTGACGGCTCCAACCGCATCATTGATAAAATGAACCCTACCGCCCTTTCAAAAGCCATGAAGAATCCGGTGGAAGTGGAAAATATGAGAAAAGCTCACATCAAGGATGGCGTAGCTATGGTAAAATTCATCTACTGGCTGAAGCAGAATGTGGGAAAAGAAATGATTACAGAGGTCAGCGCCCAGGAGCATCTGGATCATCTGCGTTCCGAACAGGAAGGGAATCTGGGGCTGAGCTTTGATACGATTTCCGCCTATGGTGCCAATGCGGCGATGTGCCATTATAAGGCCACAGCGGAAAGTGATGTGAAGATAGAGCCCAGAGGACTTTATCTGGTGGATTCAGGCGGACAGTATTATGAAGGAACGACTGATGTAACCAGAACCATAGCGGTAGGGCCGCTGACAGAGAAAGAGAGAGAGCATTTTACTCTTACTGTCATCAGTATGCTGCGCCTGGGAGCGGTAAAATTCCTTTACGGATGCCGGGGTCTGACCCTGGATTATGTTGCAAGAGAGCCATTCTGGAGCCGCGGCATTAATTTTGACCATGGGACCGGTCATGGAGTAGGATATCTGCTTAATGTTCATGAGCGCCCCAATGGAATCCGGTGGCGTATGGTACCGGAGCGACAGGATAACAGTGTTCTGGAGGAAGGAATGATTACTTCCGATGAGCCTGGAGTATATATTGAGGGAAGCCACGGCGTCCGTACAGAGAATCTGATAGTTAGTAAGAAAGCGGAAAAGAATGAGTATGGGCAATTTATGGAGTTTGAATTCCTGACCATGGTTCCCATTGATCTGGAAGCCATTGATCAAGGCATTATGACCGAACATGATGTGCAGCTGTTAAATGATTATCACAAAGCCGTTTACGAAGCCCTTTCCCCGTATGTTACAGGAGAGGAAGCATTGTGGCTGAAAGAGAATACAAGAACTATTTAG